AGTTCAAGAACTTTTTCCCTGAAAATTCGGTGCAGTACTTCGTGTCCTATTACGATTACTATCAGCCGGAAGCCTATATCCCCACTGTCGATAAATACATCGAGAAGGACCTGATGATCAACGAAGAGATTGACCGTCTGCGCCTTTCCACTGTCTCGGCACTCCTTTCGGGGCGTAAGGATGTGATAGTGGTGTCATCGGTGTCATGTCTCTATGGCATGGGCAATCCTGAGGATTTCGACAGCAATGTGATAAAGATATCCGTAGGGCAGAAGATCGCACGCAACAAGTTTCTCCGCACTCTCAGCAGCTCATTGTATTCACGCAATGAGATCGAACTGTCACGCGGCACATTCCGTGTGAAGGGCGACACCGTCGACATCCGTCTTGCCTATGAGGAGATCATAGTGCGTGTTACATTCTGGGGCGATGAGATTGAGTCGATCAAGACCATCCATCCGTCCGATAACACGTCGCTCGGCTCCCACAATGAGTTCCAGATATATCCTGCCAACCTTTTTGTCACCTCTCCCGAAAGGATGGGGTCGGCAATAGGGCAGATAGAGCTCGACCTTGGCGAGCAGTACAACTTCTTCATGCGCGAAGCGAGGGAGATGGAGGCGAAACGTCTGCTGGAGCGTGTGACTTACGATGTGGAGATGCTCCGTGAGCTGGGGCATTGTTCAGGTATAGAGAATTATTCACGATATTTCGACGGTCGTCAGCCTGGTATGCGTCCTTTCTGTCTCCTCGACTATTTCCCGAAGGATTTCCTTACCATTATCGACGAGAGCCACGTCACTCTTCCGCAGTGTCGTGCGATGTATGGCGGTGACCTTTCGCGTAAGATGAATCTTGTGGAGTATGGTTTCCGCCTCCCTGCGGCTCTTGACAACCGTCCGTTGCGTTTCGAGGAGTTTGAGCGTCTCACGCCCCAGGTTCTCTATGTGAGTGCCACTCCTGCCGATTATGAGCTGGAGAAGTGCGAAGGGGTTGTGGTGGAGCAGATCATACGCCCCACCGGGCTTCTCGATCCGGTCATAGAGGTGCGTCCGTCGCTCAACCAGATCGACGATCTTCTCAACGAGATCAATGACCGTGTGGAGCGTGACGAGCGTGTGCTCGTGACCACTCTCACAAAGCGCATGGCTGAGGAGCTCAACGATTATCTGTTACGCTTGCGCATAAAGACCGCTTATATACACAGTGATGTCGACACCCTCGACCGCATAAAGATTCTCGACGGGCTGAGGGCAGGAGAGTTTGACGTGCTCATCGGGGTCAATCTTCTGCGAGAGGGGCTTGACCTTCCTGAAGTGTCACTGGTGGCTATCCTTGACGCCGACAAGGAGGGATTCCTCCGTTCTCACCGATCCCTTACACAGACGGTGGGGCGTGCGGCGCGTAACCTCAATGGCACAGTCATAATGTATGCCGACAAGATCACCGACTCCATGCAGCAGACTATCGATGAGACATCGCGGCGACGCTCTGTTCAGCTCGCCTACAATGAGGAGCATGGCATAACACCCCAGGCAATAGTCAAGGCGCGCAATGTCATTATCGGACTCGACACCGATGAGATACTTCCGCAGGGCAAGCCCGGGCAGGGACGCTCGTCAGCAAAAGGTGCCGGAACTTTCGGACGAGGTAAGAGCGCGCAGCCTGTGCCGTATGCCGGAGAATACTCTTCGAGAGTGGATGTCGCAGCCGATCCTGTCATGCCTTATCTGTCGGCTGATGCTCTGCGCAAGCTCATCGAGAAACGCCGTGTGGAGATGGTTGACGCTGCAAAAAATATGAACTTTATCGAGGCGGCACAGATGCGTGACGAGATCATCGCCATGGAGGACCGCCTTTCCAAAATGCCTGCTGAATAATGATACCGAGAGTCGATGCATATTTGCCTACGAGTGTCAAGGAGATGAAGATTCTTGGCTGGGACAGTGTGGACGTAGTGCTGTTTTCAGGTGATGCCTATGTGGATCATCCTTCGTTTGGGGCTGCTGTGATAGGGCGTACGCTACAGGCTGCCGGTTACAGGGTGGCTATAGTCCCGCAGCCCAACTGGCAGGACGACCTGCGCGATTTCCGCAAGTTCGGTGCACCGCGCCTGTTCTTTGGGGTCTCTGCCGGAGCCATGGACTCCATGGTCAATCATTACACTGCTGCTCGTCGTCGTCGCAGTGACGATGCCTACACCCCGGGAGGGCGTCATGGCGCGCGTCCCGACTATCCGACTGTAGTGTACTCCGACATACTCAGGAGACTGTTTCCGGGTACCCCCATCATAGCCGGAGGCATTGAGGCTTCGATGCGCCGTCTGTCTCATTACGATTATTGGGAGGACCGTCTGCGTCCGTCGCTGCTCATTGATTGTAGTGCTGACCTCATATCCTATGGGATGGGTGAGAAGTGTGTCGTAGAGATTGCACAGCATATCGACAGCGGTGAGTCGCTTGATTCGCTCACATGCCTGCCTCAGACTGTCATACGCACCTCTGCTCCTGGCATGGATTGCCGTGAGGGTAAGATATATGTGGGCGATCAGGACATTGTGCTCCACAGTTATGAGCGTTGCCAGGCCGACAAGCGTTGCCAGGCTGAGAATTTCAGGCATATCGAGCAGCAGAGCAATTCGATGCACGGAAAGACTCTGTGGCAGCGTCACGGCGACATATGGATAAAGGTCAATCCCATGTATCCTCCCATGGCTACCGAGGAGATCGATGCGTCATTCGACCTCCCTTACACTCGTCTCCCTCATCCGCGCTACAAAGGTAAACGCATTCCTGCCTACGATATGATACGTCATTCGGTCAACATCCATCGCGGATGTTTCGGCGGATGCTCATTCTGTACCATTTCGGCTCATCAGGGCAAGTTCATTGCCTCGCGCAGTAAGGAATCTGTGCTCCGTGAGGTGCGGCAGGTCACCCGGATGGATGATTTCAAAGGCTATCTCAGCGATGTTGGCGGGCCGAGTGCCAATATGTACCGGCTTGGCGGAAAGGACCGTTCGCTATGTGAGAAATGCCTTAAGCCATCATGCCTGCATCCGTCTGTGTGCCCTAATCTCAACACTGATCATCGTCCGCTTCTCGATCTCTATCATGCCGTTGATGCTGTGCCTGGAGTCAAGAAGTCATTCATAGGGAGCGGTGTGCGTTACGACCTCTCCATGCATCATACAGGTGATGAGGCTGTCGACCGCGCCAACCGTCAGTATAACGAGGAACTTATCACCGCCCATGTGTCTGGCAGGCTGAAAGTTGCTCCGGAACACACCTCCGATGTGGTGCTCGACATTATGCGTAAGCCCACGTTCAGGCTTTATCACGAGTTCTCACGATTCTTCAGCAGGGTCAATTCTGCCCATGGGCTGAAACAGCAGCTCATACCATATTTCATATCCTCCCATCCGGGATGCCGTGAAGTCGACATGGCAGAGCTCGCTGCCGAGACCAAGAGTCTTGACCTGCATCTGGAGCAGGTGCAGGATTTCACTCCCACACCCATGACTCTTTCCACCGAGATATATTATACCGGGTTCCATCCTTACACTTTGAAGCCGGTGTTTACTGCGACTGATCCGGAAGCCAAGAAAGCCCAGCGCAAATATTTCTTCTGGTATGATCCCTCCTACCGTCAGGACATCACCCGCTCCCTCATGCGCATGCATCGCACCGATCTTCTCGCACGTCTCTTCCCGCGTTCCGCCTCCTATCCATACAGAAAAAAGTAGATTGCAATGTCTGCCTGGCTGTACCCTACAGTTGTTTATCCGTTGATACATAGGTGTTGACGGAGGCATCTTGCATAGGCATTATTGCAAAGAATGGTGCCTATGTTTTTGTGATGTCGTAAAAATTCATTACATTTGTGAAAAATTTTTAATCTTCCAATAGTTTTTATCACCGGATTATATTCAGATAAACCAAAATAAAACTAAGTCTAATCATCTAACCAGTCATCAATTATGTTAAAGAGACTCCTCCTAACAGCCGCAGCCGTATGGCTTAACTGTATGGTGTCGCTCGCAGCAGCTGACGATGTCACGTGTAAAGGCGTGCTGGTAAATGAGGTGGGCGAGCCTATCATTGGCGCGACTATCACAGTTCCCGGCACAAAAGTTGTCACCACTACCGACATCGATGGTAACTTCTCTTTCTCTGCTCCAAAGGGAAAGAAGGTTCATATCAATTACATAGGCTATAAGCCTCTCGACCTTGAGGTTGCGTCCGATCTCGGTCAGGTTGCAATGGATGTAGCATCCGAAATGCTTCAGGACGTTGTGGTTACACAGTCTATAGCACGTACGCGTAAGACCCCTGTGGCTGTGTCGGCTGTGAATGCCGAGACTCTTGAGATCAAGCTCGGCAACCAGGAGCTTCCCGAGGTGCTCAAGACCACTCCCGGTGTATGGGCCACAAAGGACGGCGGCGGTTTCGGCGATGCCAAGATCAATATCCGCGGTTTCCGTTCCAACAACACTGCCACCATGGTCAATGGTGTGCCTGTCAACGATATGGAATGGGGCGGTATCTACTGGTCCAACTGGAGCGGACTCGGTGATGTCACCTCATCGATGCAGGTACAGCGCGGTCTCGGAGCCACAATCATATCGTCACCCTCATTCGGCGGTACCATCAATATGATCACCAAGGGCCTCGATGCAAAGAGAGGCGGCACAGCCTGGTACGGACTTGGCAACGATAACTCCATGAACTATGGTATATCGTTCTCTACAGGTCTGATGAAGAACGGCTGGGCTCTAACATTCCTCGGTGCGCGCAAGACCGGCGACGGATACATCCAGGGCACCGACTATGAGGCTTACAGCTACTTCCTCAACATATCCAAGCGTCTCAACGATAACAATCAGATCTCTCTTACTGTGACCGGCGCGCCTCAGACCCACAACAAGCGTAACTCAGCCAACGGTCTGTCAATAAAGGAATGGCAGAATGTGGCTAACTTCATGCCTAAGGGTGAGGCTTACCGATACAATCCTACCTATGGTCTGGGCTTGAACGGTGAGGAGAAGTCGTCACAGTACAATGTGTACAACAAGCCTGTGGCTATGGTCAACCATGTATGGCAGATCAACCACAAGTCATCGCTGTCGTCAGTAGCCTATGCTTCACTCGGAAGCGGTTACGGTTCCAACGGTCAGGGCTACAGCTCTTCTTATAGGAATCTGTGGTATGGTGCCACAGACGGTGCCCTTAACTGGAGTACTGTCGAGAGCAACGGTGTGACTTACAATCTGCGTCATGGCAACGGTATGTTCGCCTACGATCAGATTCAGCTTATGAACCAGAACAGCACCACCGGATCTCTCATGGCTATGTCGAATTCCGTGAACAACCATAAATGGTTCGGCTTCATCTCCAACTATAAGAATGAGCTAACTGAGAATCTTGCAGTCACAGCCGGTGTCGATGTGCGCTATTACAAGGGATACCACACCAATGAGCTTTCCGATCTCTACAATGGAGCTTACTTCATTGATGAGACTCGTTCCAACAAGAATGTGACCCGTACATTCGCTACTCCTGAAGCAAAGCTCGCATGGCAGCGTGAGAAACTTGGTGTAGGCGATGTGGTATATCGCGACTGGGACAGCCGTATCTGGCAGGAAGGAGTGTATGCCCAGGCTGAGTATCAGGCTCTTGACAAGAAGCTCAACCTTGTTCTCGCCGGTGCCATGAACCTTAACACCTACACTCGTTACGAGAATTTCTATGTCGATGAGGAATTCAGCAAGTCACCTACAAAGACTTTCTTTGCCGGTAACATCAAGGCTGGTGCCAACTATAACATCAACCGTTACAACAACGTGTATGTCAACGGCGGTTACATCACACGCGCCCCATACCTCCAGTATGGAGTGTTCGTGTCCCCTGCCAACTCCAATGCCATCAACCCCGATCCGCGCAACGAGAAAGTCGCTGCTGTAGAGGTTGGCTATGAGTTCCATTCACCCAAGTTCACTGCTCAGCTCAACGGCTATTATACAATGTGGATGGACCGTACCATGGTCACTTCTGGTACTTCGGAGTATGACGGCACACGCTATTCCGCTACCATGAATGGTGTGGACTCACGCTATATGGGTGTGGAACTCAATTTCGTCTACAAGCCTTTCAAGTGGATGGAGCTTTCAGGTATGCTGTCGATCGCTGACAACACCTGGCAGAACGACCCCATTGGTTACTACTACAACAGCCAGGGCGAGGCTCTTTCATTTCTCGGCAATCGTGAAACGGCTCCTGTCACCACTACCCCTCTTGCCGAGGATCATCTCAATGCCACTATCGTGCAGAAGGGCATAAAGGTGGGCGGTTCAGCTCAGACCACAGGTGCTCTTGGTGTTCAGTTCAAGCCTTTCCGCGGATTCCGTATCGGCACCGACTGGACATTCAATGCACGCAACTACAGCGACTTCACGCTCAACTCTCGTAGCGATGTATCCCTCTCCCCGGGCAAGCCTCTCATTATCAGCGAGCCTTGGAAGATTCCTTTCGGCAATCAGCTCGATATCAATGCAAGCTACAATTTCCCGATTACCGACAATGTACGCTGCACATTCTCAGCCAACGTGTATAATGCATTCAACAATTACTATGTTATGGATGCCTACACCAACTATTCTACCGTCGGCACATGGGAAAATGCTTTCAGAGTCATCTACAGCTACGGACGTACATTCAACCTTCGTGCTAAACTTTACTTCTAACCGAGCACCCACTCATAACGTATAAATACAATTATGAATAAGAATATTCTTAACGCAGTCATTGTAGGCTCACTCGCTATGGGGCTTGCAAGTTGCGACGAAAACTCTTGGAATGACCATTATCTGAATGGATTTGAGGGGGGGGTAGATTACAATAACAAGGAGACCGGCTCATATACTGTCTCTGATGCCGACTATGCAGCTATCGCCAAGATGCTGGAAGGTGAGGCTGCCGACGATGCCGAAAAGGCGGCTGCCAAGGCGATTGCAGCCAACCTGTATTTCGACAAGTCTGGCATATATCCTGCTGATGTTGTTCTCCCTCTGTTTTTTGACACTTCTTCATTCCCTTACTATCTTGCATCCAACGGTTCTGCTGTCGATGTGACCTATCGTGAGGCTGGAGCAGTGCCCGCCGAGATCACCAATATCGGAGCTGCCAAGTCACTCTCTGTCGGAAAGGCTCAGTACAAGGCTGCCTGGGGCGGTGATGTAGATTTCGATCAGGCGTATCCCGAGAATTTCAATCCTGCAAAGGATATGCTTGATGTGCTCTCTGACGGTTACAGCAATCCCGGCGAGGGTGACTATGCGGTGGTCAATTACAATGTCGTAGTAGGTACCCCCGACTTTAATTCCGGAAAACTCTTTCTGGAGGAGCCTTTCGCTGAAGGTCAGGGACAATTTACCATTGACAATATTTTGCTCCCCGAAGGCAGCACTTATGTATGGAAGTTTGATGACCGTGGCTACATGAAAGCTTCAGCTTTTGTTGGGGGTGCCAATAAAGCTTCCGATGCATGGCTCATCTCTCCAGAGATTGACCTTCCCGCCGATGCCAATGCCTACCTGACATTTGATCAGGCTTGGAATTTCTTCAAGGATGCGGCAACAGCTGCAAAGGAGAACACTGTCGCTGTACGCGAAGTGGGCGGAGAATGGAACAATCTTACACCCGAAGCTGTGCCTGAGAGTCTGAGTTGGACTTTCGTAAACTCCGGCAAGATCGATCTTAAGGCTTATAACGGAAAGAAGATTCAGATCGGTTTCCGTTACACAAGCACAGCTGAAAAGTCTGGCACCACCGAAATCAGAAACGTGAAGATCGCTTCCGGTGCCGATATCCCTATGGTGACCAACCATGCTCTTTACTGCTTCGATGGTTCGGACTGGGTAGTTCCTGCCAACGCTTGCATGCTCCAGCCTGCCGACTATGAGGCTATGGGCTTCAAGAATGACAAACTTGAGAATCCTCAGGCTTATATCCCCGCTTATCTTAAGCAGAAGTTCCCCTATGCTCAGCAGGGTGCTCAGAAATATGTGGTATACAACGGCAAGACTGTTTCGCTCTTCGTGTTCGACGGTGCTGTATGGACTCTCAATGATAACGGTCTTAAGACTGTCACCGGACATTTCGAAAAGCAGAATGGCAAATGGGTGTTCATCAAATATGTCGGAGAGGCTATTTTTGACGAATTCAATGAAGAGGTCATCAAGCTTGACAAGAGCTACATTCTCGTGTCGGAAAATATCTGCATGAAGCCTCTTGATTCCGGCAAGTCATACGGATACATGAACACCACCGGTGTCTCCATCTCTGATGGTCAGATCATCCTACCCGGCGATGCCAATGCGTTCGCATTCGTATCAACCTTTGTTAAGGATGATGTGAAGTATGAGGCTCCTGAAGGAAAGTTCATGATCCTGGGATCGGATGGACGTTATATTTATATGCAAGGCACATACGATAGCTTCAATGTCAAGAACGAGCCGGCTATAGCAGATGGCGGTGCGATCGCTGACGGCTATCTCTGGACCGCTAAGCGCAATGCCGACGGCACATGGGCTATTGTCAACTGCTTCAGCGAAAAGACAATCGCTTATTCTACTAAATTCACTAGTTTCGGTGCATATGAAACTATTGGTGAAGGGCAGTTGACCCCCTACCTCTACATTATGCAGTAACATATCCTCTGCATAATACAACACAACCCCCCCATTCTGGCAATCAGCCAGAATGGGGGGATTGTGTTGTATTACCCGGTAATGAAATTAAGACAGACAACATAGATATGACAAAATAATCATCAAAAGATTATTTTTATTGAAAAATATTTGAATAATAAGCAAATGATTATTAACTTTGCGGTGTCTTAAGATAAGACATGAGTTCTTTAAAAGGTTTAAAAGACCGGGTAGAATTACTTGAGCAATTGAGGTTCTACTTCCGATATGAACAAACCCTTCTTAATGAAGGTTGGGTGAGTGAATCGGACTTCTTCAAGATTGTGGACGAAATCATTAGAGAGTATGCCATAAGCATAATCAAGGAGGAGTGAAAGACCAGTTTGACCGTCCGTTAGACGGATGGTCAAACTTTTAAAGAGCATTCTATCTTAAGACTTTTTTTGTAAATAAACAATCATCATATATTATGAACGCTGAATTAAAGACATTGATTGATGAATTGGCTTCACAGACAAGTCTCTCAAATGACGAGGCGGATTTGCGTATGGCTAAGGCTTTTGCTCTCGTCAGGACTCCGGAAGAGAAAAAGGAAGCCGGTGAATATTTGAGGAAGGCTATTGCTCGTAGGAAACGTCCGGATGTCGATGTCAAAAGCATATTAGGCGAGGTATCAGAGATTCTGAACCTTTCCTATATAGCTAAGCGTTATTTTGACAAGGACCGTGCATGGCTGTATCAGAGGCTCAACCGATCGATGGTCAATGGTAAGCCGGCTGCCTTTTCCGAATCAGAACTTAGGATATTTTCCGATTCTCTCAAGGAGATAAGTCATATCATTCAACAAACCTCAATTAATTTAACTCATTAAAAATCTTAAGACACGATGATGTCGCATCAGGCTTCTGATGCGACATCATTTTTTGTATCTATATGATATTTATTTTGTCAGTAGGTCAAAGCACCCTGAACATATACGACAGGGTAACTTCTATAGATGATCCGCGTGATGCTGCGAAGAAATCACGTTTGGTGGCTTTGAATATATTGCCGATACCGAAATAATATCTTCCCTCAAGCTGGATGCTGTTACGTCGGTTGATAAAGAATTCCACTCCCGCGCCTCCGGCTATTCCATAGTCAAACTTATTCTCGATCTCCATCTTCATCTGCTCGTTGGTGCGGTAACCTTTGGGGAAATCAGGGATATTGTCAAAATTTTTATAATCGAAATTTGACTTTATCTTTTCACCGATCATGAAACCTGCTTCCGGACCCAGATTAAAGAATCCTTTGACTTTGTTGGAACCGAAATAGATATGAGTGAGCAGAGGTATCTGTATATAGGTGAGTGTACGCGAGTACTCGAATTGCGGAGCCTCGTCCTTCACAAAGTCCTCTTTCCATCCGCGCTGGGTGAGATTGACTTCGGCTATGAGTCCGAAGAAACGTTCCTCGGTGTAGCGGGCTGTGATGCCGAAAGTCTTTCCCTGTATCATCGACTGATGCACTTCAGGGGTGAACGACATGCTTGATAGCGTTACGCCTGCTCGCGCTCCTATGGATAGGTTAGGGGAATACTCACGCTGGGCGTTGGCGGCAAACGGTAATACGAGTGCTGCAAGTGCCCATACACATTGGCGTTTGGCAGAAATAAAATGACGGATGTTCATCAGATGCGAGACTTTTCGATTATGTTGCCCGGACGGAAGTTTATGAAATAGAGGGCATCATTGTAGGAGCCGGCTCCATCCCCGGCAGTGGTGAAGAAATATCCGTTCTGCACACCGTCGTAGGATGATGCTTCATGAAGCAGGTAGGGTATCACAAACATGCCTGTGTCAAATCCGAGCAAGCCTTGGCGCGGCACCGCGTTCTCCATTCTGTTGCCATACCATTTCTTGTACTTGGCATCGATATCATGGGTGCGTGGCGCGTCCTCGTGGGTGTAGAAGCGTGAATACACTGTGGTGTTGAGGTTGTGCATGTTGTCAAGGGTCTCGCCTCGGAAAGTGGTCCATTCCGGATAGCCGAACAGGCGTACCATAGGGGTGACAGCCTCGTCGCGCCACTCTATGATGCCGGGCATAATACGGTTAAGATCTGCCTGACGGCTCGAAGTCGGGATAAATGTGTAGTTGCCGTCGGTAGGTAAGGCGCGCAGGTCTGCGCTCTCCAGACGTCCGTCCACTTCGATGTTCATGAATGTGTTACCCTTGTCGGTAAGTGACTGCTTTAGTGCCGATACGAATTCTGCCTTGTCACCGTTCTCACCCTTGAAGGATACGAACACCGGGGTGGAGTAGGACAGACGTTCCATGAGCGCGTCGGTTGCCTTGCGGTACATGAGTGCGCTGGGAAGATTGCCGTGCATCACTGACGGATTGGTGAGATAGGATTTGTCACGCACAAGGAATGTGTTGAACACTTTCACATTGTTGTTTTTACCGTACTCTGCAAGTATGGCGAGCTGTGAGGCATTGTCGGGGGCTATTATGGCATTGTGCTTTCTGAAAGCTGTGTCGGTCAGAGCCTCGCGCACTTTCAGTACCGAGCCTTCGGTGTCGTAGGCCGTGACGTGTATAGGGGCTCCGTTGCTGCGCAGGCTATCCACAGCTATGAGGAAGCCTTTGTAGAACTCGGTGTATCTCATCGCGCTCTTGGAGGGTGTCTCCTCGTTCAGCATGAACGGAAGTATGACGGCTATGGACACAGGCTCTTTTGTTTCTACAGGAGCAGCCGGGGTCAATGGGGTCAGAGGAGTGGATTGGTCAGTCTCGGTCGCCGCGGTATGGTCGGCATGTTCATTGGAGGCGGTCAGTTCGTCGTGCTCATCCGCATTGACAGCTTCTTTCGGCACATAGGGTATGTTGAGCACTTGCCCCTCTTTGAGAGTGATGATTCCTGGATTGGCGGCTTCAAGAGCTGCCACTGTCAGTCCGTTTTCAATGGCGATGGAATAGAATGTTTCCTTCTTTTTCACCACATATCCGCGCATTTCCTGTCTGGGTGCGGCTGTAGAGGGCTCTGCCTCTTTCTTTACCGGCGGCTTGGCGGTGGAAGTGTTGCTGTCGGCGCATGCGGGAGCCTTTGAGCCGGGTACTGTGAGAGTGATGGTCTGACCGGCTTTCAATCCGTTTTTCAGCACAGGGTTCTGGGCTATGACATCCTCGGTCTTTAGCCCGTATTTATGGGCTATGCCGAAGATTGTCTCCCCTTTGTTCACATAATGGCTTATCACTTGCTCTGACGTGGCGTTGTCGGAGTCGGGGGCTGTGGCTGTAGTGGCGGCAGGCTGTGGCTCTTGTGCGGGGAAGAACAGCACCATCCCTTTGCGCAGGCCGTCAGCAACGGCAGGATTGTGCCTTATTATCTCGTCCTTGGTTATGTCGAGCTTGTGGCATAAGGAGTAGACTGTCTCCTTGGCGGGTACTTCATAGTAGTGATACAGTTTTCCGTTGACCTTCTTTGTAGGGAGGTCTTTGACTGCGGCTTGCAGAGATATTAACGATGCCGCTCCGATGAGTGCGGCTAACGTAGTGAACCGTGAAAAATTCATGGGTATGCTCAGATTGTGATTTTGCAAAATTACTAATAATTCCGCACCTCTCCGCACCTTAATAATGAAAAAAAGTTTTTTTACAGAAATTATGTGTTAACTTTGCATATGAAATCAAAAGATAATTATGAAAAAATCGGAGCTTGAACTCATTCTCATAAATATCTCGGGTCAGGACCATCCCGGAGTCACATCTGCACTGTCAGAAATTCTTGCCAGGTACGATGCCGGCATTCTTGACATAGGTCAGGCGGATATCCATCACACTCTTTCACTTGGAATTCTTATAAAGACCGATTCCAGTGTGTCGGGCAATATAATGAAGGAGCTGCTTTTCAAGGCTTGCGAACTTAATGTGAACATCCGTTTCACCCCTGTGAGTATCAGGGAGTATGAGGAATGGGTGGGGCGTCAGGGCAAGAACCGCTGGATCATCACACTGCTCGGGCGCAGGCTCACGGCACGACAGATAGCAAATGTCACTTCGGTGCTTGCCGAGCAGGGTATGAACATCGATGCCATACAGCGTCTCACAGGGCGTATGCCGCTTGGCGAGGAGGAACAGCCGAGGTCAAAATCGTGTGTCGAGATGTCGGTGCGAGGCACCCCCTCGGATGTGCATGCCATGCAGGAAAAGTTCATGAAGCTTTCGCAGGAAGATGAATTCGATATATCCATGCAGGAGGACACCCTCTATCGCCGTTGCCGCCGTCTGATATGTTTTGATATGGACTCTACTCTCATAGAGACCGAGGTCATTGACGAGCTGGCTATGCGTGCCGGGGTCGGTGACAAGGTAAAGGCTATAACAGAGAGTGCCATGCGTGGCGAGATTGATTTCTGCGAGAGTTTCCGTGAGCGTGTGGCTCTGCTCAAAGGGCTGGATGAGAGCGTGATGCGTGACATAGCCGAACATCTGCCGGTCACCGAAGGGGTCGGACGCATGATGCAGGTGCTGAAACGTGCCGGATACAAGACTGCCATCCTCTCAGGAGGATTCACATATTTCGGGAACTATCTTAAGCAGAAGTATGGTTTCGACTACGTGTATGCCAACGAGCTTGAGATTGTTGACGGCAAACTCACCGGACGCTATCTCGGCGATATTGTCGACGGCAGACGCAAAGCCGAGCTCCTGCGCCTCATAGCCCAGGTGGAGAATGTCAATATCGCTCAGACTATTGCCGTCGGCGACGGTGCCAACGATCTCCCCATGCTCTCTACCGCCGGTCTTGGTATCGCATTCCATGCCAAGCCTAAGGTCAAGGCCAATGCCGAGCAGTCCATCTCGACAATAGGACTGGACGGAGTGCTGTATTTCCTCGGATTCAAGGACTCATTCATAACCGAAAGCTGATGAACGAAGATGCTTTAAGCCAGTTATATCTCAAAGATACTACTTTTCAGGACCTTATGCAGCGGCGCATATTCAATGTGCTGCTCATAGCCTCCACTTACGACGCATTCATAATGGAGGAGGACGGCAGAGTGGAGGAGCAGCTCTACTTCGAGTACATATCGCTCAACCTGTCGTCGCCTCCGCGTGTGACTCGCGTGTCAAACTCGGCTGAGGCGATGGAGATCATGGCGGTAAAGAGCTTTGACCTCGTGATAATGATGCCTGGCAACGATGTCAGCGAGACCTTCACCGGAGCGCGCCGCATCAAGCAGTCCT
The sequence above is drawn from the Duncaniella freteri genome and encodes:
- a CDS encoding TonB-dependent receptor, whose product is MLKRLLLTAAAVWLNCMVSLAAADDVTCKGVLVNEVGEPIIGATITVPGTKVVTTTDIDGNFSFSAPKGKKVHINYIGYKPLDLEVASDLGQVAMDVASEMLQDVVVTQSIARTRKTPVAVSAVNAETLEIKLGNQELPEVLKTTPGVWATKDGGGFGDAKINIRGFRSNNTATMVNGVPVNDMEWGGIYWSNWSGLGDVTSSMQVQRGLGATIISSPSFGGTINMITKGLDAKRGGTAWYGLGNDNSMNYGISFSTGLMKNGWALTFLGARKTGDGYIQGTDYEAYSYFLNISKRLNDNNQISLTVTGAPQTHNKRNSANGLSIKEWQNVANFMPKGEAYRYNPTYGLGLNGEEKSSQYNVYNKPVAMVNHVWQINHKSSLSSVAYASLGSGYGSNGQGYSSSYRNLWYGATDGALNWSTVESNGVTYNLRHGNGMFAYDQIQLMNQNSTTGSLMAMSNSVNNHKWFGFISNYKNELTENLAVTAGVDVRYYKGYHTNELSDLYNGAYFIDETRSNKNVTRTFATPEAKLAWQREKLGVGDVVYRDWDSRIWQEGVYAQAEYQALDKKLNLVLAGAMNLNTYTRYENFYVDEEFSKSPTKTFFAGNIKAGANYNINRYNNVYVNGGYITRAPYLQYGVFVSPANSNAINPDPRNEKVAAVEVGYEFHSPKFTAQLNGYYTMWMDRTMVTSGTSEYDGTRYSATMNGVDSRYMGVELNFVYKPFKWMELSGMLSIADNTWQNDPIGYYYNSQGEALSFLGNRETAPVTTTPLAEDHLNATIVQKGIKVGGSAQTTGALGVQFKPFRGFRIGTDWTFNARNYSDFTLNSRSDVSLSPGKPLIISEPWKIPFGNQLDINASYNFPITDNVRCTFSANVYNAFNNYYVMDAYTNYSTVGTWENAFRVIYSYGRTFNLRAKLYF
- a CDS encoding choice-of-anchor J domain-containing protein yields the protein MNKNILNAVIVGSLAMGLASCDENSWNDHYLNGFEGGVDYNNKETGSYTVSDADYAAIAKMLEGEAADDAEKAAAKAIAANLYFDKSGIYPADVVLPLFFDTSSFPYYLASNGSAVDVTYREAGAVPAEITNIGAAKSLSVGKAQYKAAWGGDVDFDQAYPENFNPAKDMLDVLSDGYSNPGEGDYAVVNYNVVVGTPDFNSGKLFLEEPFAEGQGQFTIDNILLPEGSTYVWKFDDRGYMKASAFVGGANKASDAWLISPEIDLPADANAYLTFDQAWNFFKDAATAAKENTVAVREVGGEWNNLTPEAVPESLSWTFVNSGKIDLKAYNGKKIQIGFRYTSTAEKSGTTEIRNVKIASGADIPMVTNHALYCFDGSDWVVPANACMLQPADYEAMGFKNDKLENPQAYIPAYLKQKFPYAQQGAQKYVVYNGKTVSLFVFDGAVWTLNDNGLKTVTGHFEKQNGKWVFIKYVGEAIFDEFNEEVIKLDKSYILVSENICMKPLDSGKSYGYMNTTGVSISDGQIILPGDANAFAFVSTFVKDDVKYEAPEGKFMILGSDGRYIYMQGTYDSFNVKNEPAIADGGAIADGYLWTAKRNADGTWAIVNCFSEKTIAYSTKFTSFGAYETIGEGQLTPYLYIMQ
- a CDS encoding DUF5053 domain-containing protein, with amino-acid sequence MNAELKTLIDELASQTSLSNDEADLRMAKAFALVRTPEEKKEAGEYLRKAIARRKRPDVDVKSILGEVSEILNLSYIAKRYFDKDRAWLYQRLNRSMVNGKPAAFSESELRIFSDSLKEISHIIQQTSINLTH
- a CDS encoding porin family protein, which translates into the protein MNIRHFISAKRQCVWALAALVLPFAANAQREYSPNLSIGARAGVTLSSMSFTPEVHQSMIQGKTFGITARYTEERFFGLIAEVNLTQRGWKEDFVKDEAPQFEYSRTLTYIQIPLLTHIYFGSNKVKGFFNLGPEAGFMIGEKIKSNFDYKNFDNIPDFPKGYRTNEQMKMEIENKFDYGIAGGAGVEFFINRRNSIQLEGRYYFGIGNIFKATKRDFFAASRGSSIEVTLSYMFRVL